A genomic region of ANME-2 cluster archaeon contains the following coding sequences:
- a CDS encoding NAD(P)/FAD-dependent oxidoreductase, giving the protein MAAREAARRGASVILVDAKEDMGIPPHPANTFFRFMMERSSEPILDEYVVNRLKGMKIISPSGIAVDIETPGYFIDRGLFDRHYQEELAGTGVDMRMGVEVLAVIPSGGVFTLSTSGGLLVTRLVIAADGIESKTAARMGLNTTRYPGDIAWAMEAEVRAPGIGEPDMFEYYIGRHSPGWKSTYSPAGGDRATLGVYVRRQGRDVSAFFDRWLKRFATMKGYSVGDIEIKSRFTGGDPIATVPKQLVADGFMVTGGAAGQSGIGYGMRAGQICGEVAAAAVNENDLSKQRLKEYQKRWKGEFASEYWMGRMGLELVRKMTDKEIDTMVSVFAGRDLSSLSGTPMVQGVKTGLFVARHKPAALWAYRALLRRK; this is encoded by the coding sequence ATGGCAGCCAGGGAGGCAGCACGAAGAGGCGCATCGGTCATCCTGGTGGATGCTAAAGAGGATATGGGAATACCACCCCATCCTGCAAATACTTTTTTCAGGTTCATGATGGAGCGTAGCAGTGAACCGATCCTGGATGAGTATGTGGTGAACAGGTTAAAGGGTATGAAGATCATCTCACCCTCCGGTATTGCTGTGGATATTGAGACTCCTGGATATTTTATTGACAGGGGGTTATTTGACCGTCATTACCAGGAAGAACTGGCAGGAACGGGTGTGGATATGAGGATGGGAGTTGAGGTACTGGCCGTGATACCTTCAGGCGGAGTGTTTACATTAAGCACGTCTGGTGGCCTCCTGGTAACCAGGCTGGTGATTGCGGCCGATGGCATTGAGTCAAAGACCGCGGCGCGGATGGGCCTTAATACCACCCGCTATCCTGGCGATATTGCCTGGGCCATGGAAGCCGAGGTCCGGGCGCCCGGAATCGGTGAACCTGACATGTTCGAATATTATATCGGGAGGCATTCACCGGGCTGGAAATCCACCTACTCCCCTGCCGGTGGCGACCGGGCCACGCTGGGTGTGTATGTGAGGCGACAGGGAAGGGATGTATCTGCTTTTTTTGACAGATGGCTTAAACGGTTTGCAACAATGAAAGGATATAGTGTTGGTGACATCGAGATAAAATCCAGGTTCACGGGCGGCGACCCAATAGCTACAGTGCCAAAACAGCTTGTTGCTGACGGGTTCATGGTAACAGGGGGCGCAGCGGGCCAGAGCGGTATCGGTTATGGTATGCGTGCCGGGCAGATATGCGGTGAGGTGGCTGCCGCAGCAGTGAATGAGAATGATCTTTCGAAACAGAGATTGAAGGAATACCAGAAACGCTGGAAAGGTGAGTTTGCCAGTGAGTACTGGATGGGAAGGATGGGCCTTGAACTGGTTCGCAAGATGACCGATAAGGAGATCGATACCATGGTGTCGGTGTTCGCCGGGCGCGACCTGTCATCGCTAAGCGGTACACCAATGGTGCAGGGTGTGAAGACCGGGTTGTTCGTGGCGCGTCATAAACCGGCGGCGCTGTGGGCATACAGGGCACTGTTGAGGCGGAAATAA
- the glnA gene encoding type I glutamate--ammonia ligase, translated as MTSNEDILKKIKEKDVRFVRLQFVDIQGIVKNVAIPVSQIEKAMGHGISFDGSSVEGFVRIEESDMVLKPDLNTFQLLPWRNNGGSIARMICDVYQPGGEPFQGDPRYVLRRVIEDAASLGFKMNTGPELEFFLFEKHEGRATTIPHDNAGYFDFGPVDLAENIRREIVIALEGMGFEIEASHHEVASGQHEIDFKYGDALITADNVLTFKYVTRTIANNMGLHATFMPKPLFGENGSGMHVNISLFKDGKNAFYDPDNEHGISDILKYFIGGVLKHINAITAVTNPTVNSYKRLVPGYEAPVYVSWSGANRSSLIRIPAARGSSTRIELRSPDPSCNPYLAFAVILSAGLDGIRNQIDPGEPVGDNIYEMDEKEREHRNIRSLPGTLRDALNELEQDEIIMNALGSHVLNNFLRLGRTEWDAYRVQVHDWEIQRYINIM; from the coding sequence ATGACTTCAAATGAGGATATTCTAAAAAAGATAAAGGAAAAAGATGTCAGGTTCGTAAGACTGCAGTTTGTGGATATCCAGGGTATAGTCAAGAATGTAGCCATACCCGTATCCCAGATTGAAAAAGCAATGGGCCATGGAATATCCTTTGACGGCTCTTCAGTCGAAGGGTTTGTCCGTATCGAAGAGTCTGACATGGTGTTAAAACCTGACCTGAATACGTTCCAGCTGTTACCATGGCGTAATAATGGTGGTTCAATAGCCAGGATGATATGTGATGTGTACCAGCCCGGTGGCGAACCTTTTCAGGGCGACCCCAGGTATGTACTGAGACGGGTCATTGAAGATGCTGCGTCCCTGGGTTTTAAGATGAATACCGGCCCTGAACTGGAATTCTTCCTGTTCGAAAAACATGAAGGACGTGCAACGACAATACCTCACGATAATGCAGGGTATTTCGATTTTGGTCCGGTTGACCTGGCAGAGAATATCCGAAGGGAGATAGTCATTGCCCTGGAAGGTATGGGGTTCGAGATCGAAGCATCCCACCATGAAGTGGCATCCGGCCAGCATGAGATCGATTTCAAATATGGGGATGCCCTGATAACAGCTGATAATGTGCTGACATTCAAGTATGTGACCAGGACCATTGCCAATAATATGGGACTTCATGCTACATTTATGCCAAAACCCCTGTTCGGTGAGAACGGGAGCGGTATGCACGTTAATATTTCCCTGTTCAAGGATGGCAAGAACGCATTTTATGACCCGGACAATGAACATGGTATCAGTGATATCCTGAAATATTTCATTGGTGGGGTGCTGAAACATATTAATGCCATAACGGCTGTCACCAATCCCACGGTCAATTCATATAAGCGATTGGTGCCAGGATATGAGGCCCCGGTATATGTCTCATGGTCAGGCGCAAACCGGAGTTCGCTCATCAGGATACCTGCAGCCCGGGGTTCCAGTACCAGGATAGAACTACGCAGTCCTGACCCGTCGTGTAACCCGTATCTCGCCTTCGCGGTCATACTTTCAGCAGGTCTTGACGGCATCAGGAACCAGATAGATCCCGGTGAACCCGTGGGTGATAATATATATGAAATGGATGAAAAAGAACGTGAGCACCGGAATATCAGATCACTCCCCGGCACTCTCAGGGATGCACTCAACGAACTGGAACAGGATGAAATTATAATGAATGCTCTGGGCTCCCATGTTCTCAATAACTTTTTAAGGCTGGGCCGGACCGAGTGGGATGCATACAGGGTGCAGGTGCATGACTGGGAGATCCAGCGTTATATCAATATAATGTAA
- a CDS encoding UbiA family prenyltransferase, whose amino-acid sequence MKTLNKQGYLDKIRPYIEMLRPEIADMDLALPAASALLATYYLSGGLPDIFLFMVAVAGAYFAITSSYVLNDYCDVDIDQINLPKRPLPSSRIKQKSALLYAVVLAIVAGTVAAFLNLESLVVFIIAAGIITFYSAIAKRSTFLSFVPVGISYGLVPIGVWLAFDPAGILKPDIDNQVLPLPAIFLGIMMCVTDWGFTLSGVARDVEGDRAKGAPTTPVTFGVPLTSKFVFVCWVLGVIASLVIGYTARLGPVYFTGALLGGGWILWQSMDFIRNPEPKRGGELFLQGSRYRGVMFGSLIVDVLLLIFIKSTGYPFIW is encoded by the coding sequence ATGAAAACTTTGAATAAACAAGGGTATTTGGATAAAATAAGGCCATACATCGAGATGTTGCGGCCTGAGATAGCTGATATGGACCTTGCGCTCCCGGCAGCAAGTGCGCTGCTGGCAACCTATTACCTAAGCGGAGGACTTCCCGACATTTTTCTCTTCATGGTGGCAGTGGCAGGTGCATATTTTGCCATTACCAGTTCGTATGTCCTCAATGATTACTGTGATGTGGATATTGATCAGATAAACCTTCCCAAGCGCCCGCTCCCGTCATCACGCATAAAACAAAAAAGTGCACTTCTCTATGCCGTAGTGCTGGCAATAGTGGCAGGAACCGTTGCCGCATTCCTGAACCTGGAGTCACTGGTGGTCTTTATCATCGCAGCCGGTATCATCACATTCTACTCGGCCATAGCAAAGCGTTCAACATTCCTGAGCTTTGTGCCGGTGGGAATATCGTATGGATTAGTACCTATCGGTGTATGGCTGGCATTTGATCCGGCCGGCATCCTTAAACCTGATATTGATAACCAGGTACTGCCACTGCCTGCAATATTCCTGGGTATTATGATGTGCGTGACCGACTGGGGTTTTACGTTAAGCGGCGTGGCACGCGATGTGGAAGGTGACCGGGCAAAAGGCGCCCCGACAACCCCGGTAACCTTTGGCGTGCCTCTTACTTCAAAATTCGTGTTCGTTTGCTGGGTACTCGGTGTTATCGCTTCACTCGTTATTGGATACACTGCCCGTCTGGGTCCGGTTTATTTTACAGGCGCCCTGCTTGGCGGAGGCTGGATATTATGGCAATCAATGGATTTTATCAGGAATCCGGAACCGAAACGAGGCGGAGAATTGTTCCTGCAGGGTTCCAGGTACCGGGGTGTCATGTTCGGTTCTTTGATAGTGGATGTGCTGCTCCTGATATTCATAAAGTCTACAGGCTATCCTTTCATATGGTAA
- a CDS encoding DUF128 domain-containing protein, protein MISSNTDPQVQRKLTEILRIINESDSAIGARIIADKMRERGYKIGERGVRYHLRILDERGLTSREGYSGRVITEDGIRELEDGLIGHRVGFVITTIDELVYNTDVDVNTGEGNVIVNTAFVDKDDFDEAIDIIAALCNSPYSISPYVRILEEDSQDIKIPVNKVGIATVCSITIDGILAHSGIPVNTKYGGLVQVRDTRPVRFSDLILYNGTTIDPMKIFINKRMTSVMQTLDTGSGKLLANLREIPVSARDYAIEVLEKARGIDISGVIEIGQPGASVLGGPINTGKIGISLYAGVNSLVAVDENGIDISIHPISTITNFKDMTRI, encoded by the coding sequence ATGATATCTTCCAATACGGACCCCCAGGTACAGAGAAAGCTTACCGAGATACTGCGTATTATAAACGAGAGTGACAGCGCTATTGGTGCACGTATCATCGCTGATAAGATGAGGGAGCGAGGATATAAGATAGGGGAGAGAGGGGTCAGGTACCATCTGAGGATACTGGACGAGAGAGGGCTTACTTCCAGGGAAGGTTATTCAGGCCGGGTAATTACTGAAGACGGCATCCGGGAACTTGAGGACGGCCTGATAGGGCACAGGGTCGGATTCGTTATTACGACAATTGATGAACTTGTCTATAATACAGATGTTGATGTAAATACCGGCGAGGGTAATGTAATAGTAAATACCGCGTTCGTAGACAAGGATGATTTTGACGAGGCTATCGATATCATTGCAGCCCTGTGTAACAGTCCATATTCAATAAGCCCATATGTCAGGATTCTGGAAGAGGACAGCCAGGACATAAAGATACCTGTGAATAAGGTGGGAATTGCCACGGTATGCAGTATTACCATCGATGGTATACTGGCACATAGCGGCATTCCTGTGAACACGAAATACGGGGGACTGGTTCAGGTCCGGGATACCAGGCCCGTTCGTTTCTCAGACCTGATACTGTATAACGGTACGACCATTGACCCCATGAAGATCTTTATTAACAAAAGAATGACTTCAGTCATGCAAACATTGGATACCGGTAGTGGCAAGTTGCTGGCAAACCTTCGGGAGATACCGGTTTCAGCCAGGGACTATGCAATTGAAGTACTTGAGAAAGCCAGAGGGATCGATATTTCCGGGGTTATAGAAATTGGCCAACCCGGTGCTTCAGTTCTTGGGGGTCCCATAAATACGGGTAAGATAGGAATTTCCCTGTATGCAGGGGTAAATAGCCTGGTAGCAGTGGACGAGAATGGAATAGATATATCCATACATCCGATTTCAACAATTACGAATTTCAAGGATATGACCCGAATATAG